One Bythopirellula goksoeyrii genomic window, TTTTCGAAGAGTGTATATCTGACGCCTCGCTGGGGGCAGAGAGCTTGGTGTCGTCGTCATCCGTCACATCATCAGCCAATTCTAATTCAAGATCAGCATCCTCTAACTCAAGTTCCTTACGGCCGATGATTGTACTCAAAGAACCACTCACAGATTCACCCAACTCCTCCTCACTGAGCAGGATTGAGTCCGAGGCATCATGCGAGCGATCTGGATCCTCCAATTCAATTGAGCTGGATTCCGCGGTTACGGTATCATCTGGATCGACCAGTTCGAGTTCGCTACTGGCCGAAAGCGTGTCTGTATCTTCCAAGGGAAGCGAAATCGCGGATTCATCTGGCTCAGACTTCGAATCGACTTCATCATCCTCATCAGCTAAACCAAGTTCGAGATCATCGACCTCACTTAGGTCCTCAAGAGGTTCGGCTGCAACCAGTTCTTCGGGATCAACGAGCCCAATGTCGCTCGGAGGTGGGACGTCTGGAATTCCATCCTGGGCCATACCTTCAATTTCGTCTCCTCGAAACTTCCAACTCGAGCCGTCTCGATAGGCGCGTAGCATTCCGCTCTCACGGAGCTCGTTGAGTTTCTCCGCAGAAATCCCCAACTTCTCAACTGCTTCGTCAAAATTATAAAACTTCTGTTCCATCGAGACCTCTTGGGCTCCAAGAAAGCTTGGACTCCGTTAGGCTCGGCGCTGTACCCTCCATGTGAGCAAACGAGCTAAATAGTAAAAGTTTCTTCCTTAGTTATTTCCTCTGTATCGAATTCTTGATATCTGCCGGTGAAGGGGCTCCACTATTGAACTCCAGCATCTGCAAATCGGCGCTCATGTCACGAACGCTTTTCAATTGAATTTCTCCTGTTTCACGACTGATGTCGTAAACTCCCATCACCCGCGCCGCGGGATCAATAACGATGACCCTCAGGGGTCGACCGTCAACATCCTGTACGTGGGTGATAAGTCCATCGCCCGCCATCCCGGTTGGCATAATCGGTGCCGCATTGGCTGGCTGCCAATTCCACAGCAACGCCAAAGCGAACCAACCCAATCCAACCGACGCGACTCCGACGCCAATCCTTTGCCACATTGCACGACCTCCTGTTCAAATCGCCCCCAGCGGGGCTCGGTTTGGGGAGCAACTCCTACTATTCATTCTAAAAGCCACACCCCCAGGTTCAAGGAAATTTCGCCCCATCCTATTATGCTGCCTGAATTTACTCAAACTGAGATTCGCTCAAAACCGAATAACCGCTAGAACTGCCGGATAGAAAGCATGCGGATTGCGTTCCGGGGATGGTTTGCTAGTCTAGGCTCCATGGCCTCTGAAAACAGTAAAAAACGCTTGGAATTCGCCGTCGAGATCGCTCGTCAGGCTGGAAAGTTCACTTTGCAACACTTTCGCAGCCGCGATCTGGCAGTTGAACGCAAGGGAGATGGGTCCCCAGTAACCCTAGCGGACCAGGGTGCCGAAAAGTTGCTCCGAGAGCAAATATCGCTTCGATTTCCCTCCGATGCAATTCTGGGAGAGGAATTTGGCGAAACACCAGGGTCAAGCGGCTACTGCTGGGTGCTCGATCCCATCGACGGAACGAAGGCATTTATCAGCGGTGTGCCGCTCTTTACGACGCTTGTGGCAGTGATGCATGACGATCTTCCGATGGCGGGAGTGATCTATGCTCCGGCTGTCGATGAGATGGTCTATGCCTCGAAGGGGAACGGCAGTTGGCACACTGTTGAGGGCGGCACTCCTGAGCGCTGCCAAGTGTCTCAGGTGGCAAAACTGGAGGAAGCTGTTTACTTGACGACCTCCGTTCGTTCCTACACGAAAGATCGTAAATCGGACGGCAGAGGGGTGTTCGATGCCCTGGCCGCCGCCTGCCGTGTGACACGCACTTGGGGCGACGCGTTTGGCTATATGCTCGTAGCCACAGGGAGGGCGGAGATCATGATCGACCCGGTGATGAACCTGTGGGACGCTGCTGCGTTGCAGCCCATAATCGAAGAGGCGGGGGGCAAGTTCTTCGATTGGCAAGGGAAGGCAAGCGTGCATAGTGGTGAGGCGGTTGCGACCAACGCTGCCCTGGCAGAGGCCGTGCAGGAAATGCTAGCAAAGTAGTGGCCGTATGCTCACACATTCGCTAGTGGGCAACGTGCATCGCAGTTTAAGCCTCGTCTATTCTTCTCTTCAACTTTTGAAAGATACAGTCAGTCGAAGCTTATCCGCATCTCATTTGTCAAGAAGCAGAATATGCGTCTTTGGCAACGACTTCGCAGGTCGCAGAGGTCCAGATTTCGACGTCTGGCAAACGGCCTATGGCACATCTGCGGTTGGTGATGCGGACGGTGACGGCGACTCCGATGGAAGCGATTTCTTGATCTGGCAGCGGGAATTCGGTTCAGGAATTCCTCTTATTAGCTCACAAATTGCGGTTCCAGAACCTAGAAGCACACTGTTACTGGCTATGGCAGGAGTGAGCCTAGCCATTCTGTGGAGTAGGGATTGTACTCGGGGCTCAAACTGGCCCTAACTTCTGTCCACAACAGCGGTTGCATCGGTTGCGGGGATCGGTATACTGAGCGGTTTACCCAAAATCAACTTAGACCACTGTTTTTCAGTATACGAAGGACCAGAACGATGGCCCGACAATGTGAAGTTTGCGGCAAAGGCCCACAAATCGGCAACTCGGTAACGATCCGCGGTAAGCGAAAGTATCTCGGCGGCGTCGGTACGAAGATCACGGGAATTACGCGCCGACAATTCAAACCGAATCTCCAGAAGGTTCGTATAAGCACCCCAAACGGCACTCACAAGTCGATTTTGGCTTGCACGCAGTGCATTCGATCCGGATCGGTCACCAAGATCGTTCGCCAGGCCCCGTTCAAGGTCCCTGATGCACCGGCTGTCTCTTAGGCCGTTCTGTAGTGAGTATCTGAACCGACTACTTTTCTTGCGAGAGAAGGGCGATGGCAATCACTCGCACTGATGTTGAAAAAGTGTCGCTCCTGGCACGCCTGCAATTGAGCGACGCCGAGCTAGATCGACTTACAACGGAACTCGCCCAAATAGTGGAGTACGTCGATCACCTCAGTGAAGTCCCTACTGAAGGGGTCGAGCCGATGGCTCACGCGGTTGAGGTACACAATGTCTTCGTGGCTGATGAAGTAGAGGCGAGCCTGCCTCGTGAGAAGGCATTGGCAAACGCACCTCGTCACAACGACCGAGCATTCCTGGTGCCCCCCGTGCTAGGTTAGACTAAATGCCCTCGCTTTCGCCACTTATTGAAAATTCTGCGACTGAACAGCTCAAGCAACTTGAGCAGGGCGACATCACTGCGGCTGAGCTGACCCAGGCATATCTTGATGCGATCACCGCACGAGACTCTAAGGTCGGAGCCTATCTTCGCGAAGAAGGCGAACGTGCACTTGGGCAAGCAGCTTCAGTGGACGAGCGGCGCAGCAAGGGGGAATCACTGGGAAAGCTGGCTGGGCTTCCTGTCGCCGTCAAAGACGTACTCTGCGATAAGTCGACGTTGACGACCTGTGCCTCCAAGATGCTGGAGAATTTTCGGCCTCCTTACGACTCAACCGTCGTGGAGCGGCTCAAGGCGGCCGATGCCGTGCTAATTGGGCGAACCAACATGGACGAATTTGCCATGGGGGGATCGACGGAAAATTCTGCATTTCAGATTACTCGCAACCCCTGGGACCTGGAAAGGTCACCGGGAGGCTCAAGCGGCGGAGCAGCGGCCTGCGTTGCGGCGGGAATGGCTCCCTTGTCTATTGGTACTGACACGGGGGGGTCGATTCGACAGCCAGCGGGGCTTTGTGGCGTTGTGGGGCTCAAACCGACCTATGGGCGAGTGAGTCGCTATGGTTTAGTGGCTTTCGCCAGCAGCCTGGATCAAGTGGGACCACTCTCTCGAACGACGCAGGATGCCGCCCTACTTTTAGAAACCATCGCGGGGCATGATCCACGCGATTCGACATCGCTCGATCAACCGGTACCCGAGTATTCAAAAACCATTTCTGAGCCGCTCAAGGGATTGCGAATTGGTTTGGTAAAGGAACATTTTGCGGAAGGCTTGGACCGCGAGGTTGAGTCCGCGGTCCGCGAAGCCTTTCGGATTTACGAATCGCTTGGAGCTACTGTAAAGGAAGTCTCTTTGCCACATAGCAAACATGCCGTGGCTACCTACTATGTGATCGCCCCTTGCGAAGCCTCTAGCAACCTGGCTCGGTACGATGGTGTGCACTACGGCCATCGTACGGACGAAGTTGCGATGCTGGCGGAACTCGCTGCTGAACGTAAGTCATTAGAAGCCGCAAAGGATGAGATCGGTCTCACGCGGCTTGATTCTACACTAGTGCGAATGTATCGAAGATCCCGCAGCGAAGGATTTGGCCCCGAGGTGAAACGCCGCATCATGCTCGGCACCTATGCACTGAGCGCTGGTTACTACGATGCCTATTACCTCAAGGCATTGAAGGTTCGCCGCTTGATTCGCCAAGATTTCGACAACGCATTCGGCGAAGTCGATCTGATCGCCGGCCCGGTGACCGCTCAGACGGCATTCAAACTTGGCGAGATGGTTGAAGACCCGCTCTCAATGTATTTAGTGGACCTGTACACCGTGAGCGCAAATCTAGCGGGAATTCCCGGAATAAGCGTGCCCTGCGGGTTCGACAAAGCAGGCCTGCCGATCGGTCTTCAATTACTGGCTCCACCACTGGAGGAAGAGAGGTTGCTTCGAGGGGCGCATATGTTCGAGCAGGCAACAAATTGGCATCAACGCAGGCCGGAGATGTGATTTTTTGCCCGCGAATCACGCGGATGTTCGCGGATAGGAAATGAATTTGTTGCAGTCACTTTTTGGATTGAGTTCTCGAGAAATATGTCTGAGTTGATTTTGGAAGAAGAGAGCTATGCGATTCTTGGGGCTTGCTTTGAAGTATATAACGAAATTGGTTGTGGTTTTTTAGAAGCAGTCTATCAGGAGTGTCTTGAAATTGAATTCTCTAATCGCGGAATCCCTTATGTATCAAAGCCTGAAGTAAGCATTCGATTTGGAGAACATGTGCTTCAGAAAAAATATGAAGCAGATTTCATATGTTATGATCAGATCATAGTGAAAGTTAAGGCTACCTCGCAACTACTTGACCACAATACTGCGCAAACACTCAACTATCTCCATGCGACCAAGTTACCTCTTGGTCTTCTAGCCAATTTCGGACACCACCCAAAACTGCAATACAAACGCATCGCCCTGACGAAAAAGTCATCTTGAATATCTATCCGCGAACATTCGCGCAATCCGCGGGCCAATTTTTATGGAACCTTACACCACCATTATCGGATTAGAAGTACACGTTCAGCTTGCTACCAAGAGCAAGCTATTCTGTCGGTGTAGCACGCAGTTTGGGGCGGAGCCTAATACACAAACTTGTCCTGTGTGCCTTGGCCTGCCGGGGTCGCTACCGGTGATGAATCGACATGCGTTCGACTTGGCTTTGAAGACTGCGGTGGCGATTAACTGTGAGATCCCCAGCTTCACGAAATGGGATCGCAAGCAGTATTACTATCCCGACTTGCCCAAGGCGTATCAGATTAGCCAGTTCGATTTGCCCATGTCTTCGGCGGGATACTTGGAGATCAGCGACGACAAAAGCGCTTTTGAACCAAAACGTGTGAGGATCACCCGGGCACATTTGGAGGAAGACGCCGGCAAGA contains:
- the rpmB gene encoding 50S ribosomal protein L28 yields the protein MARQCEVCGKGPQIGNSVTIRGKRKYLGGVGTKITGITRRQFKPNLQKVRISTPNGTHKSILACTQCIRSGSVTKIVRQAPFKVPDAPAVS
- the hisN gene encoding histidinol-phosphatase, encoding MRIAFRGWFASLGSMASENSKKRLEFAVEIARQAGKFTLQHFRSRDLAVERKGDGSPVTLADQGAEKLLREQISLRFPSDAILGEEFGETPGSSGYCWVLDPIDGTKAFISGVPLFTTLVAVMHDDLPMAGVIYAPAVDEMVYASKGNGSWHTVEGGTPERCQVSQVAKLEEAVYLTTSVRSYTKDRKSDGRGVFDALAAACRVTRTWGDAFGYMLVATGRAEIMIDPVMNLWDAAALQPIIEEAGGKFFDWQGKASVHSGEAVATNAALAEAVQEMLAK
- the gatC gene encoding Asp-tRNA(Asn)/Glu-tRNA(Gln) amidotransferase subunit GatC, which codes for MAITRTDVEKVSLLARLQLSDAELDRLTTELAQIVEYVDHLSEVPTEGVEPMAHAVEVHNVFVADEVEASLPREKALANAPRHNDRAFLVPPVLG
- the gatA gene encoding Asp-tRNA(Asn)/Glu-tRNA(Gln) amidotransferase subunit GatA, coding for MPSLSPLIENSATEQLKQLEQGDITAAELTQAYLDAITARDSKVGAYLREEGERALGQAASVDERRSKGESLGKLAGLPVAVKDVLCDKSTLTTCASKMLENFRPPYDSTVVERLKAADAVLIGRTNMDEFAMGGSTENSAFQITRNPWDLERSPGGSSGGAAACVAAGMAPLSIGTDTGGSIRQPAGLCGVVGLKPTYGRVSRYGLVAFASSLDQVGPLSRTTQDAALLLETIAGHDPRDSTSLDQPVPEYSKTISEPLKGLRIGLVKEHFAEGLDREVESAVREAFRIYESLGATVKEVSLPHSKHAVATYYVIAPCEASSNLARYDGVHYGHRTDEVAMLAELAAERKSLEAAKDEIGLTRLDSTLVRMYRRSRSEGFGPEVKRRIMLGTYALSAGYYDAYYLKALKVRRLIRQDFDNAFGEVDLIAGPVTAQTAFKLGEMVEDPLSMYLVDLYTVSANLAGIPGISVPCGFDKAGLPIGLQLLAPPLEEERLLRGAHMFEQATNWHQRRPEM
- a CDS encoding GxxExxY protein, with the translated sequence MSELILEEESYAILGACFEVYNEIGCGFLEAVYQECLEIEFSNRGIPYVSKPEVSIRFGEHVLQKKYEADFICYDQIIVKVKATSQLLDHNTAQTLNYLHATKLPLGLLANFGHHPKLQYKRIALTKKSS